A genome region from Anaerolineae bacterium includes the following:
- a CDS encoding glycosyltransferase family 4 protein, with product MKNLNLVFIGPFGLQPKATMSVRAVPLAKALAARGHTVTALIPPWDDPDRAGQTWTEEGIQVVNVALPRGILRLPLFFHIFLTRALIVGALKLRPDVIHFFKPKAYAGLAHLVLWWLRRLSGAKWRLVVDTDDWEQDWNEWLPYSTLQKKIFTWQERWGLSHADAITVASRTLAELAATRIGRKPADIFYLPNGHHTHSTRVEPGRKNSRTGGSDIGIKKQNDLSPPINTSPTILLFTRFFEFRLERIVTLVGLVASQLPQARWLIVGAGWQGEEKILETKLAQANLAEYAHFTGWLPLEQLPAYFQAADVAVYPYDDTLINRTKCSVKLISLLAAGLPVVADAVGQNCEYIEHGVSGLLVPAGDDDAFSQAVLVLLQQPETRQKVGQAAAKTIQEKFNWANLAQIAEKAYD from the coding sequence ATGAAAAACCTGAACCTTGTTTTTATTGGCCCTTTTGGCTTGCAGCCCAAAGCAACCATGAGCGTCCGCGCCGTGCCCCTGGCCAAAGCCCTGGCCGCGCGAGGGCATACGGTCACGGCGCTGATTCCACCCTGGGACGACCCCGACCGGGCCGGACAAACCTGGACGGAAGAGGGAATCCAGGTGGTCAACGTGGCCTTGCCGCGCGGCATCTTACGCTTGCCGCTGTTTTTTCATATTTTTTTGACCCGCGCGCTGATTGTTGGCGCGCTAAAGCTGCGCCCCGACGTGATCCATTTTTTCAAGCCCAAAGCGTATGCCGGGCTGGCTCATCTGGTATTGTGGTGGCTGCGGCGTTTGTCGGGCGCAAAATGGCGGCTGGTGGTAGATACAGACGATTGGGAACAGGATTGGAATGAATGGTTGCCTTATTCCACTCTGCAAAAAAAAATTTTCACCTGGCAAGAACGGTGGGGCTTGAGCCATGCGGATGCAATTACGGTGGCCAGCCGGACCCTGGCCGAGTTGGCGGCCACCCGCATCGGGCGGAAGCCAGCGGATATTTTTTACTTACCCAATGGACATCATACCCACTCAACCAGGGTTGAACCTGGCCGGAAAAACAGCCGGACGGGTGGTAGCGACATAGGAATCAAAAAACAGAACGATCTTTCCCCTCCAATAAACACGTCGCCCACCATTTTGCTTTTTACCCGCTTCTTTGAATTCCGGCTGGAGCGGATAGTCACCCTGGTTGGGCTGGTGGCAAGCCAACTTCCCCAGGCCCGGTGGCTAATTGTAGGCGCAGGCTGGCAGGGTGAAGAAAAAATCTTGGAGACGAAGCTGGCCCAGGCCAATCTGGCTGAATACGCCCATTTTACCGGCTGGCTGCCCCTGGAGCAATTGCCGGCCTATTTTCAGGCCGCGGACGTGGCCGTTTATCCTTACGATGATACGCTCATCAACCGCACCAAGTGCTCGGTGAAACTGATCAGCCTGTTAGCCGCTGGCCTGCCGGTGGTTGCCGACGCAGTGGGACAAAACTGCGAGTACATTGAGCACGGCGTCTCCGGCCTCTTGGTTCCCGCTGGAGACGATGATGCCTTTAGCCAGGCCGTGCTTGTTTTGCT